A region of Pseudomonas saponiphila DNA encodes the following proteins:
- a CDS encoding DUF72 domain-containing protein, with the protein MMLPYFLGCPSWSENAWREYLYPQDARANDFLGLYSQVFNAVEGNTTFYARPAPATVQRWAEIMPEHFRFTAKFPGDISHGGDLRQQLSAAETFVQLLSPLGERVSPLWLQLPASFAPQRLAELAGFIDGLERPLAVEVRHPEFFAKGDAERMLNRLLRERGVERICLDPRALFSCTSSAPAVLHAQSKKPRVPPRPAAFTQFPQVRFIGHPELEANDPFLVPWIDKVATWIEEGRTPYVFLHTSDNRLAAELARRFHARLMQRLPGLPALPELYREPAAEQLGLL; encoded by the coding sequence CTGATGCTGCCTTATTTTCTCGGTTGTCCTTCCTGGAGCGAAAACGCCTGGCGTGAGTACCTGTATCCGCAAGATGCCCGAGCGAACGATTTCCTCGGCCTGTATTCCCAGGTCTTCAACGCCGTCGAAGGCAACACCACCTTCTATGCCCGGCCCGCACCAGCGACGGTGCAGCGCTGGGCCGAGATCATGCCCGAGCACTTTCGCTTCACCGCCAAGTTTCCCGGCGACATCAGTCACGGCGGTGACCTGCGCCAGCAGTTGAGCGCTGCCGAGACTTTTGTTCAGTTGCTCAGCCCGTTGGGTGAACGGGTATCGCCCCTGTGGTTGCAACTGCCAGCCAGCTTCGCGCCCCAGCGACTGGCGGAGTTGGCGGGTTTTATCGATGGCCTGGAGCGGCCGCTGGCGGTGGAGGTCCGGCACCCGGAATTCTTTGCCAAGGGCGATGCCGAGCGCATGCTCAATCGATTGTTGCGCGAGCGGGGTGTCGAGCGCATCTGCCTGGATCCGCGGGCCCTGTTCAGTTGCACCTCCAGCGCTCCGGCAGTGCTCCATGCGCAGTCGAAAAAGCCCCGGGTGCCGCCGCGGCCGGCGGCCTTCACTCAGTTTCCCCAGGTGCGTTTCATCGGCCATCCGGAGCTTGAGGCCAACGATCCGTTCCTAGTGCCCTGGATCGACAAGGTCGCCACCTGGATCGAGGAGGGGCGCACGCCCTATGTGTTCCTGCACACCTCGGACAACCGCCTGGCAGCGGAACTGGCCCGGCGTTTTCACGCTCGGCTGATGCAACGTTTGCCTGGCTTGCCCGCGTTGCCTGAGTTATACAGAGAGCCCGCCGCAGAGCAGCTTGGCCTGCTCTGA
- a CDS encoding isocitrate lyase/PEP mutase family protein, whose product MDAQSLRANAFKALHERAGAFVIPNPWDAGSARMLAGLGFEALATTSAGYAFSLGRPDAEGAVSLEDTLNNVRGIVGATSLPVAVDLENGFSDSPEGCAQALLLAAASGVVGGSIEDASGRADEPIYDFNLAVERIEACVVAARSLPFPFTLTARAENLLHGRDDLPDTIRRLQAFAEAGADVLYAPGLRSAEEILQVVRAVAPRPVNVLMAGGLNLSVTQLAELGVKRISVGSAMARAAYGAFYRAAEDIRDHGRFDFAERAMPFQQINQLFKRP is encoded by the coding sequence ATGGACGCGCAATCCCTTCGAGCCAACGCTTTCAAGGCCCTGCACGAGCGTGCCGGTGCCTTTGTCATTCCCAATCCCTGGGATGCCGGTTCCGCGAGGATGCTGGCCGGCCTGGGTTTCGAAGCGCTGGCCACCACCAGCGCGGGCTACGCCTTCTCTCTGGGGCGCCCGGACGCCGAGGGCGCGGTCAGCCTGGAAGACACCTTGAACAACGTCCGCGGGATCGTCGGGGCTACTAGCCTGCCGGTGGCGGTGGACCTGGAAAACGGTTTTTCCGACAGCCCCGAAGGCTGCGCCCAGGCGCTGCTGCTGGCAGCGGCCAGTGGCGTGGTGGGCGGTTCGATCGAGGATGCCAGCGGGCGTGCCGACGAGCCCATTTATGACTTCAATCTGGCTGTTGAGCGTATCGAGGCCTGTGTCGTCGCAGCTCGCAGCCTGCCATTTCCCTTCACCCTGACGGCTCGGGCGGAGAATCTGCTCCACGGTCGTGACGATCTGCCTGACACCATCCGCCGTTTGCAGGCCTTTGCCGAAGCCGGGGCCGATGTGCTGTATGCACCGGGGTTGCGCAGCGCCGAGGAGATCCTGCAAGTGGTGCGGGCCGTGGCCCCCAGGCCGGTGAACGTGCTGATGGCCGGCGGCCTCAACCTGAGCGTGACGCAACTGGCGGAGCTGGGGGTCAAGCGCATCAGCGTCGGTTCCGCCATGGCTCGGGCAGCCTATGGGGCGTTCTACCGCGCGGCTGAAGACATTCGTGATCACGGTCGCTTCGACTTTGCCGAGCGGGCGATGCCGTTCCAGCAGATCAATCAATTGTTCAAGCGCCCATGA
- a CDS encoding extensin family protein: MRGLKVLGALLLLGALLLIGIRLGWLPVAAAWNPWAPLDVQAKPNLLTRFKLARLRDDPQLCDEVLARSGLRTSRQPDSRGDVACPLSNTLRVQGGAVALSSSFLASCPLAVAFALYELHGLQPAAQAVYGQRVARVDHLGSFACRNMYSREKGARSQHASANALDIAGFRLSDGRSISVLQDWPKDSSEGRFLRLARDGACDAFNVVLGPDYNSAHRNHFHLDVGPWWVCR, encoded by the coding sequence GTGCGGGGACTGAAAGTGCTGGGCGCCTTGTTGCTGCTGGGCGCCCTGTTGTTGATCGGCATCCGCCTGGGCTGGTTGCCGGTGGCTGCTGCGTGGAACCCCTGGGCGCCGCTGGATGTGCAGGCCAAGCCTAATCTGCTGACTCGTTTCAAGCTGGCGCGGCTGCGGGATGATCCGCAGCTGTGCGATGAAGTGTTGGCGCGCTCCGGTTTGCGCACCAGTCGCCAACCCGACAGTCGTGGCGACGTGGCCTGCCCGTTGAGCAATACCTTGCGGGTGCAAGGGGGCGCGGTCGCGTTGAGCAGCAGCTTTCTCGCCAGTTGTCCGCTGGCGGTGGCGTTTGCTCTGTACGAGCTCCACGGACTGCAGCCGGCGGCGCAGGCGGTGTACGGACAGCGAGTGGCGCGGGTCGATCATCTGGGCAGCTTTGCCTGCCGCAATATGTATAGCCGCGAAAAGGGGGCGCGCAGTCAGCATGCCAGCGCCAATGCCCTGGATATTGCCGGCTTTCGTCTGAGCGATGGACGCAGTATCAGCGTGCTGCAGGATTGGCCCAAGGACAGCAGTGAAGGGCGCTTTCTGCGGCTGGCCCGGGACGGCGCCTGCGATGCGTTCAATGTGGTGCTGGGGCCGGACTACAACAGCGCGCATCGCAACCATTTCCATCTGGATGTGGGACCTTGGTGGGTGTGTCGCTGA
- a CDS encoding energy transducer TonB has product MSDIQRTSIGYISRHGDYGLRNSQALSGVSHLWQDFFAQALAEQRGDGASVEGLPAVAVDGPVEPAGGSDLLAQIVNQRHCDVQETEVRPPEPLFLPIAEFEMDLLDKPAAPFPPEEIIAQQRQQNFESGWVRPLVLNAGQPVPAPGPAPEPRPLHLPIAEFELDLLDKPAEPFPPEELIEQQRQMDFDIGWARPLILQNLRIAA; this is encoded by the coding sequence ATGTCAGACATTCAACGCACATCGATAGGTTATATCTCTCGCCACGGCGACTATGGCCTACGCAACTCCCAGGCACTGAGCGGCGTCAGCCATCTGTGGCAGGATTTCTTTGCCCAGGCCCTGGCCGAGCAACGGGGAGATGGCGCGAGCGTTGAAGGGCTGCCAGCGGTTGCCGTCGATGGCCCGGTAGAGCCGGCGGGCGGTAGCGACCTGCTGGCGCAGATCGTCAATCAGCGCCACTGCGACGTGCAGGAAACCGAAGTTCGCCCTCCTGAGCCGCTGTTCCTACCGATCGCCGAATTCGAAATGGATCTGCTGGACAAGCCCGCTGCGCCGTTCCCGCCGGAAGAAATCATCGCCCAGCAACGCCAGCAGAACTTCGAAAGTGGCTGGGTGCGGCCGCTCGTGCTCAATGCCGGCCAGCCCGTGCCCGCTCCTGGTCCCGCGCCGGAGCCGCGTCCTCTGCACTTGCCGATCGCCGAATTCGAGCTGGACCTGCTGGACAAGCCGGCCGAACCGTTCCCGCCGGAGGAACTCATCGAACAGCAACGGCAGATGGATTTCGACATCGGCTGGGCTCGCCCGCTGATCCTGCAGAACCTGCGCATCGCCGCCTGA
- a CDS encoding class I SAM-dependent methyltransferase produces the protein MNEQPAACRIQVEALGAGFEPLARQWAERLSLPLQIDEPEFALQVGEQGLQLQQLGADAPGPVRVDFVEGGAAHRRLYGGGSGQMIAKAVGVAQGVRPRVLDATAGLGKDGFVLATLGCEMSLIERQPLIGALLEDGLARAALDAEVAPIVARMHLLKGNSIELMRNWEGEPPQVIYLDPMFPHREKSALVKKEMRLFRPLVGDDNDAPALLAAALALASHRVVVKRPRKAPCIDGPKPSHGLEGKSSRYDIYPKKALKA, from the coding sequence ATGAATGAGCAACCCGCGGCCTGCCGCATCCAAGTCGAGGCCCTGGGCGCTGGCTTCGAGCCCCTGGCGCGGCAATGGGCCGAGCGCCTGAGCCTGCCCTTGCAGATCGACGAGCCGGAGTTCGCGCTGCAGGTCGGTGAGCAGGGCCTGCAATTGCAGCAGTTGGGGGCGGATGCGCCGGGGCCGGTACGAGTCGACTTCGTCGAAGGCGGCGCGGCCCATCGACGCCTGTATGGCGGTGGCAGCGGACAGATGATCGCCAAGGCGGTGGGGGTAGCCCAGGGCGTACGGCCCCGGGTGCTGGATGCGACGGCGGGGTTGGGCAAGGACGGTTTTGTCCTCGCTACCCTGGGATGCGAGATGAGCCTGATCGAACGTCAGCCATTGATTGGCGCACTATTGGAAGACGGTCTGGCCCGAGCCGCGCTGGACGCCGAAGTGGCGCCGATCGTGGCTCGCATGCATTTGCTCAAGGGCAATTCCATCGAACTGATGCGCAACTGGGAAGGCGAGCCGCCTCAGGTGATCTACCTCGATCCGATGTTTCCCCATCGGGAAAAAAGCGCGTTGGTGAAAAAGGAAATGCGCTTGTTCCGCCCGCTGGTGGGGGACGACAACGATGCACCGGCGCTGCTGGCGGCAGCCCTGGCCCTGGCCAGCCATCGGGTGGTGGTCAAGCGCCCACGCAAGGCCCCGTGCATTGATGGGCCCAAGCCGAGTCACGGGCTGGAGGGCAAGTCCAGCCGCTATGACATCTACCCGAAGAAGGCCCTCAAGGCCTGA
- a CDS encoding TetR/AcrR family transcriptional regulator, with the protein MSDNPSANVGPGRPKDLAKRQAILEAAKNLFLSNGYASTSMDAVAAEAGVSKLTVYSHFNDKETLFTAAVVAKCEEQLPTLIYELTPNASVESVLLNIARGFHQLINSDESVNLHRLIMTLGNQDPKLSQMFIEAGPERVLQGMERLLRRINELGTLHIDKPRNAAEHFFCMLKGGANFRLLYGCGEPLRGAAAEEHVQEVVALFIRAYRP; encoded by the coding sequence ATGTCCGACAATCCTTCCGCAAACGTTGGGCCAGGCAGGCCCAAAGATCTGGCCAAGCGCCAGGCCATTCTCGAAGCAGCGAAAAACCTGTTTCTGAGCAATGGCTACGCCAGTACCAGCATGGATGCGGTCGCCGCCGAAGCCGGCGTTTCAAAACTCACGGTGTACAGCCACTTCAATGACAAGGAGACCCTGTTCACCGCCGCGGTGGTGGCCAAGTGCGAAGAGCAGTTGCCGACGCTGATCTACGAACTGACGCCCAACGCGTCGGTGGAAAGCGTCCTGCTGAACATCGCCAGAGGCTTTCACCAACTGATCAACAGCGACGAGTCGGTAAACCTGCATCGCCTGATCATGACCCTGGGCAACCAGGATCCCAAGCTCTCGCAGATGTTCATCGAAGCCGGCCCGGAACGCGTGTTGCAGGGCATGGAACGGCTGCTGAGGCGAATCAACGAGTTGGGCACCTTGCACATCGACAAGCCGCGCAATGCCGCCGAACACTTCTTCTGCATGCTCAAGGGCGGGGCGAACTTCCGCCTTCTCTATGGCTGCGGCGAGCCGTTGAGGGGCGCCGCGGCGGAAGAGCACGTGCAGGAAGTGGTGGCGCTGTTCATCCGCGCCTACAGGCCGTAG